A window of Pseudodesulfovibrio hydrargyri contains these coding sequences:
- the fdnG gene encoding formate dehydrogenase-N subunit alpha, producing MHTNRRNFLKLSAVAATATAFGGLGLGCKAKTATLPDHAAALDPKWSKQTTSVCCYCAVGCGLVVNTSLKDMKAVNVEGDPDHPINEGALCAKGASIWQLGDNDRRPDSVLYRAPYSKGFKKVSLSWALETIAERIKETRDKTWTEKNAKGQVVNRCDGIASLGSAALDNEECWAYQTMLRSLGLVYIEHQARIUHSATVAALAESFGRGAMTNHWIDIQNSDCVLIMGSNAAENHPISFKWVTKAQEKGATLIHVDPRFTRTSAKADFYAGIRSGADIAVLGGMIKYILDNDLIFRDYVVNYTNASFIVGDKFSFDDGMFSGYNEATRSYDKSTWAFAMDAEGNPKKDPTLADPRCVYQLLRQHYARYDMDKVSSISGMPKEALAKLYETYAATGKKDKAGTIMYAMGWTQHSVGVQNIRSMAMIQLLLGNIGVAGGGVNALRGESNVQGSTDHCLLFHILPGYLATPQGSEPTLEAYNKAHTPVSHDPKSANWWGNFPKYSASLIKSMWQDDDPATAYNYLPRLDSLSAREYSWLSLFDKMDEGQFKGLLAWGMNPACSGANSNKTRQALTKLDWLVNVNIFPNETGWFWEGPGMDPSKIKTEVFFLPCAVSIEKEGSITNSGRWMQWRYKGPDAPNGQKPDGDLIYELMKEIQHLYQKEGGVYPEPITRLTWDAIATDGVFDPHKTAKLINGQFTRDIEIKGTMYKKGQQVPSFAFLQADGSTTSGNWLYCHSYTEKGNMAARRDLTQTPEQANIGLYPNFSWCWPVNRRVLYNRASVDLKGKPYNPEKAVIAWNGEKWIGDVPDGGWAPGTKYAFIMRKNGFGQLFGPGRADGPFPEYYEPLECPVKSHPFSSTLHNPTALKFDDEEKAVCDPRYPLVGTTYRVTEHWQTGLMTRNCPWLVEAEPQVFVEMSRELAQLRGIENGERVMVDSVRGSIWAKAIVTGRLKPFTVQGTTVHQVGLPWHFGWTWPNDGGDSANILTPSVGDPNTGIPETKAFMVNVRKA from the coding sequence ATGCACACCAACCGTAGAAACTTCCTCAAGCTCTCCGCTGTCGCGGCCACGGCCACGGCGTTCGGCGGGCTGGGGCTCGGCTGCAAGGCCAAGACGGCGACATTGCCGGATCACGCCGCCGCCCTGGACCCGAAATGGAGCAAGCAGACCACGTCCGTATGCTGCTACTGCGCAGTGGGCTGTGGCCTGGTCGTGAACACGTCCCTCAAGGACATGAAGGCCGTCAACGTCGAAGGCGACCCGGACCATCCGATCAACGAAGGCGCCCTGTGCGCCAAGGGCGCCTCCATCTGGCAGCTGGGCGACAACGACCGCCGTCCGGACTCCGTCCTGTACCGGGCTCCCTATTCCAAGGGATTCAAAAAGGTCTCCCTGTCCTGGGCGCTGGAAACCATCGCCGAGAGGATCAAGGAAACCCGCGACAAGACCTGGACCGAGAAGAACGCCAAGGGCCAGGTGGTCAACCGCTGCGACGGCATCGCCTCCCTGGGGTCCGCCGCTCTCGACAACGAGGAGTGCTGGGCCTACCAGACCATGCTCCGCAGCCTCGGCCTGGTGTACATAGAACATCAGGCGCGTATCTGACACAGCGCGACTGTTGCGGCTCTGGCAGAGTCGTTCGGACGCGGCGCGATGACCAACCACTGGATCGACATCCAGAATTCCGATTGTGTTCTCATCATGGGCAGCAACGCTGCCGAAAACCATCCCATTTCCTTCAAGTGGGTGACCAAGGCGCAGGAAAAGGGCGCGACCCTGATCCACGTCGACCCCCGTTTCACCAGGACCTCGGCCAAGGCCGACTTCTACGCGGGCATCCGCTCGGGCGCCGACATCGCCGTCCTGGGCGGCATGATCAAGTACATCCTGGACAATGACCTGATCTTCCGGGACTACGTGGTCAACTACACCAACGCCTCCTTCATCGTCGGCGACAAGTTCTCCTTCGACGACGGCATGTTCTCCGGCTACAACGAGGCCACCCGGTCCTACGACAAGTCCACCTGGGCATTCGCCATGGACGCCGAGGGCAACCCCAAAAAGGACCCGACCCTGGCCGATCCCCGCTGCGTGTACCAGCTGCTCAGGCAGCACTACGCGCGCTACGACATGGACAAGGTCTCCTCCATCTCGGGCATGCCCAAGGAAGCCCTGGCCAAGCTGTACGAGACCTACGCGGCCACCGGCAAAAAGGACAAGGCCGGAACCATCATGTACGCCATGGGCTGGACCCAGCACTCCGTGGGTGTGCAGAACATCCGCTCCATGGCCATGATCCAGCTTTTGCTGGGCAACATCGGCGTGGCCGGCGGCGGCGTCAACGCCCTGCGCGGCGAATCCAACGTCCAGGGGTCCACGGACCACTGCCTGCTGTTCCACATCCTTCCCGGCTACCTCGCGACCCCGCAGGGTTCCGAGCCCACCCTGGAAGCGTACAACAAGGCCCACACCCCGGTCTCCCATGATCCGAAATCGGCCAACTGGTGGGGCAACTTCCCGAAGTACTCCGCCTCGCTGATCAAGTCCATGTGGCAGGACGACGATCCCGCGACGGCCTACAACTACCTGCCCAGGCTCGACTCGCTGTCGGCCCGGGAATACTCCTGGCTGTCCCTGTTCGACAAGATGGACGAGGGCCAGTTCAAGGGTCTGCTGGCCTGGGGCATGAACCCGGCCTGTTCCGGCGCCAACTCCAACAAGACCAGGCAGGCCCTGACCAAACTGGACTGGCTGGTGAACGTCAACATCTTCCCCAACGAGACCGGCTGGTTCTGGGAAGGACCGGGCATGGATCCGTCCAAGATCAAGACCGAGGTCTTCTTCCTGCCCTGCGCCGTGTCCATCGAAAAGGAAGGTTCCATCACCAACTCCGGCCGCTGGATGCAGTGGCGCTACAAGGGCCCGGACGCGCCCAACGGCCAGAAGCCGGACGGCGACCTCATCTATGAACTGATGAAGGAGATCCAGCACCTGTACCAAAAGGAAGGCGGCGTGTACCCCGAGCCCATCACCCGGCTCACCTGGGACGCCATCGCCACCGACGGGGTCTTCGATCCCCACAAGACGGCCAAGCTGATCAACGGCCAGTTCACCCGCGACATCGAGATCAAGGGGACGATGTACAAGAAGGGCCAGCAGGTTCCCAGCTTCGCCTTCCTGCAGGCCGACGGCTCGACCACCTCGGGCAACTGGCTGTACTGCCACTCCTACACGGAGAAGGGCAACATGGCCGCCCGGCGCGACCTGACCCAGACCCCGGAGCAGGCCAACATCGGCCTGTATCCGAACTTCTCCTGGTGCTGGCCCGTCAACCGCCGCGTGCTCTACAACCGCGCCTCGGTGGACCTCAAGGGCAAGCCCTACAACCCGGAGAAGGCGGTCATCGCCTGGAACGGCGAGAAGTGGATCGGCGACGTGCCCGACGGCGGCTGGGCCCCGGGCACCAAGTACGCCTTCATCATGCGCAAGAACGGATTCGGCCAGCTCTTCGGCCCCGGCCGCGCTGACGGTCCGTTCCCCGAATACTACGAACCGCTGGAATGCCCGGTGAAGTCCCATCCCTTCTCGAGCACCCTGCACAACCCGACCGCCCTCAAGTTCGACGACGAGGAAAAGGCCGTGTGCGATCCCAGGTATCCCCTGGTGGGCACCACCTACCGCGTCACCGAGCACTGGCAGACCGGCCTGATGACCCGAAACTGCCCGTGGCTGGTCGAGGCCGAACCGCAGGTCTTCGTGGAGATGAGCCGGGAACTGGCGCAGCTTCGCGGCATCGAGAACGGCGAAAGGGTCATGGTCGATTCCGTGCGCGGCTCCATCTGGG
- a CDS encoding formate dehydrogenase accessory protein FdhE → MERNMALETSRLDRKLAQLRKKSYISAELIDLLDAVTHLQLAALPEAEVTLPPDGELTPPEAVLQGVSLINRENFPYDAAQAEELLGRLVDLVGKSEGPLGEGAKILAQALDKGDLTPAELFRRVLDDDTTFFATWAERMPDAPRTLPFLALAAMGPSIEAAAGMLAEKLPEMKVTPVGTCPVCGSMPLISSLEQKEGFRHATCSFCRHHYRIKRIACPVCGEDDHKKLTFFTVDEEPGFRVDVCDSCKSYVKTIDFRDLDRVALPVLDDLDSLALDYVAANQGYRRATLSAWGF, encoded by the coding sequence ATGGAACGCAACATGGCCCTTGAGACGAGCAGGCTCGACCGGAAGCTGGCCCAGCTTCGCAAAAAGTCGTACATCTCCGCCGAACTCATCGACTTGCTCGATGCGGTGACGCACCTCCAACTGGCCGCCCTGCCCGAGGCCGAGGTGACCCTGCCTCCGGACGGCGAGCTCACCCCGCCCGAGGCCGTGCTCCAGGGCGTGTCCCTGATCAACCGCGAGAACTTTCCCTATGACGCGGCCCAGGCCGAGGAACTCCTCGGCAGGCTGGTCGACCTGGTCGGCAAGTCCGAAGGCCCTCTGGGCGAGGGCGCGAAAATCTTGGCCCAAGCCCTGGACAAGGGCGACCTGACCCCGGCCGAGCTGTTCCGGCGCGTCCTGGACGACGACACCACTTTTTTCGCGACCTGGGCCGAACGCATGCCCGACGCGCCCCGGACCCTGCCCTTCCTGGCCCTGGCGGCCATGGGGCCGTCCATCGAGGCCGCGGCCGGGATGCTGGCCGAAAAGCTGCCCGAGATGAAGGTCACGCCCGTGGGCACCTGCCCGGTCTGCGGGTCCATGCCGCTGATCTCCTCCCTGGAGCAGAAGGAGGGGTTTAGGCACGCCACCTGCTCGTTCTGCCGCCACCACTACCGGATCAAGCGCATAGCCTGCCCGGTCTGCGGCGAGGACGACCACAAGAAACTGACCTTTTTCACCGTGGACGAGGAGCCCGGCTTCAGGGTGGACGTCTGCGATTCCTGCAAGAGTTATGTGAAGACCATAGACTTCCGGGACCTGGACCGCGTGGCGCTCCCGGTGCTGGACGACCTGGATTCCCTGGCCCTGGACTACGTGGCCGCGAACCAGGGTTACCGGCGGGCCACCCTGTCCGCCTGGGGGTTCTAA
- a CDS encoding flagellin N-terminal helical domain-containing protein — translation MRISTAQIFSLSLNQINSSLNDVTELTIMNSSQKKVNSPSDDPAGMGRMVELSGFQQSLTGYLDNCGVALDYLDTADQVLSTASETITAALELAEQASTETYTDEEMRMMALEMRGYLDALYAIANTQMGSDSIFAGDDTEDNAYEMGLGVTLQGDSPSRTDFVNLTGEVDGTVAVRFTSDGAVGTDALDYEYSTDGGETWTSAVLASGDTVLDLADAQVELASGTAVTAADDDGGGSRFSLRQACVYTGSDKAMSVAVSESTSEDMTTVGSDIFGGVDQATGQPYGSPNLFETLSDCIVHMESGDSGAVAQCLEDLGDCHETVEAGAAGVGARENKITYTQTSQSLVKSLAANAASSIEDADAAQLVVELEQANYVYQAVLSTASSVMSMSLLDYI, via the coding sequence ATGCGCATCAGCACGGCACAAATATTCTCGCTGTCCCTGAACCAGATCAACTCGTCGCTCAACGACGTCACCGAGCTGACGATCATGAACTCCAGCCAGAAGAAGGTGAACAGCCCGTCCGACGACCCGGCGGGCATGGGCAGGATGGTCGAGTTGAGCGGCTTCCAGCAGTCCCTGACCGGCTACCTCGACAACTGCGGCGTGGCCCTGGACTACCTGGATACCGCAGATCAGGTCCTGTCCACGGCCAGCGAGACCATCACCGCGGCCCTGGAACTGGCCGAGCAGGCCTCCACCGAGACTTACACCGACGAGGAAATGCGGATGATGGCCCTGGAGATGCGGGGCTACCTGGACGCGCTCTACGCCATCGCCAACACCCAGATGGGCTCGGACTCGATCTTTGCCGGGGACGATACCGAGGACAACGCCTACGAGATGGGACTGGGCGTGACCCTGCAGGGCGACTCCCCGAGCCGGACGGACTTCGTGAACCTGACCGGCGAGGTGGACGGCACCGTGGCCGTGCGCTTCACCTCGGACGGCGCGGTGGGCACGGACGCCCTGGATTACGAATACTCCACGGACGGCGGCGAGACCTGGACTTCGGCCGTTCTGGCCTCGGGCGACACGGTCCTGGACCTGGCCGACGCGCAGGTCGAGCTGGCCTCGGGCACGGCCGTCACGGCGGCCGACGATGACGGGGGCGGCTCGCGGTTCTCACTGCGCCAGGCCTGCGTCTATACCGGCAGCGACAAGGCCATGTCCGTGGCCGTGTCCGAGAGCACGTCCGAGGACATGACCACCGTGGGCAGCGACATCTTCGGCGGGGTGGACCAGGCCACGGGCCAGCCCTATGGCTCGCCCAACCTGTTCGAGACCCTGTCCGACTGCATCGTCCACATGGAAAGCGGCGATTCCGGCGCGGTGGCCCAATGCCTGGAAGACCTGGGCGACTGCCACGAGACCGTGGAGGCGGGAGCGGCCGGTGTGGGCGCCAGGGAGAACAAGATCACCTACACCCAGACCTCCCAGTCCCTGGTCAAGAGCTTGGCCGCCAACGCCGCAAGCTCCATCGAGGACGCGGACGCCGCCCAGCTCGTGGTCGAGCTGGAACAGGCCAACTACGTGTACCAGGCGGTCCTGTCCACCGCGTCCAGCGTCATGAGCATGTCCCTGCTCGACTACATATAG
- the fdhD gene encoding formate dehydrogenase accessory sulfurtransferase FdhD, whose translation MSPESYEYDVHEYKRGFTRKRISSIREVPLTIMLNGREVVTLLCTAKYPEYLAVGFLKSDAFISSPAQLTDLTVRDEGDRLVAEVEVCHDPWKDRIMERSITSGCGKGTNFGRNVATISKRKVGGDVHVAPDQILALARELHERSTLYKHTRGCHNSSLCTPDEMLLFREDIGRHNAIDMLCGQCFLDDVAVDDKMIVSTGRIASEILLKVVRIGVPVLASTAVATSFSVELARKTGITLIGNIRDDSFWVYNDNGRITGF comes from the coding sequence ATGAGCCCTGAATCATACGAATACGACGTCCACGAATACAAGCGGGGGTTCACCCGCAAGCGGATCAGCTCCATCCGGGAGGTGCCGCTGACCATCATGCTCAACGGGCGCGAGGTGGTCACCCTGCTGTGCACCGCCAAATACCCGGAGTACCTGGCCGTGGGCTTTCTCAAGTCCGACGCCTTCATCTCCAGCCCGGCCCAGCTCACGGACCTGACCGTGCGCGACGAGGGCGACCGGCTGGTGGCCGAGGTGGAGGTCTGCCACGACCCGTGGAAGGACCGGATCATGGAGCGGTCCATCACCTCGGGCTGCGGCAAGGGGACCAACTTCGGGCGCAACGTGGCGACCATCTCCAAGCGCAAGGTGGGCGGCGACGTGCACGTCGCCCCGGACCAGATCCTGGCCCTGGCCAGGGAGCTCCACGAGCGCTCGACCCTGTACAAGCACACGCGCGGCTGCCACAACTCCTCCCTGTGCACCCCCGACGAGATGCTCCTGTTCCGCGAGGACATCGGGCGGCACAACGCCATCGACATGCTCTGCGGCCAGTGCTTCCTGGACGACGTGGCCGTGGACGACAAGATGATCGTCTCCACCGGGCGCATCGCCTCGGAGATCCTGCTCAAGGTGGTCCGCATCGGCGTCCCGGTCCTGGCCTCCACGGCCGTGGCCACCAGCTTCTCCGTGGAGCTGGCCAGGAAGACCGGCATCACCCTCATCGGCAACATCCGCGACGACAGCTTCTGGGTCTACAACGACAACGGGCGGATCACCGGCTTCTGA
- a CDS encoding transposase produces the protein MSKNSHILPVIPPPDNTASFEALLRDEDKARDYFLELAWPTGDPFCPRCGHRKVYTLSGERLRCASCKYTFQPFSGRWINNGALTPGEWLRLIVLFVEERSVHQMKEELGLSYNTVYKALTAIRFAILANALDARQLISPATGLDSYLKGNRLTGGPREMRMDTIPVYGILRRDDLVFIDLVPGFQAETLFHFHMNFHLKLIRSGNLVYTDRYKEYDALMFCGNDSLPYEVIRRYDEPPHIDAVDDEFWEYAQSRIKKFRGISCQRFPLYMKELEFRFNNRHKPLGEILAAYLCALVPNTD, from the coding sequence ATGTCGAAGAATTCGCACATCCTGCCGGTCATACCGCCGCCGGACAACACCGCCTCCTTCGAGGCGCTGCTCCGCGACGAGGACAAGGCCAGGGACTATTTCCTGGAGCTGGCCTGGCCCACGGGCGATCCCTTCTGCCCGCGCTGCGGGCACCGCAAGGTCTACACCCTGTCCGGCGAGCGGCTGCGCTGCGCCTCGTGCAAGTATACCTTCCAGCCCTTCTCGGGCCGGTGGATCAACAACGGGGCGCTCACCCCGGGCGAGTGGCTGCGGCTCATCGTCCTGTTCGTGGAGGAACGCTCGGTCCACCAGATGAAGGAGGAGCTGGGCCTGTCCTACAACACGGTCTACAAGGCGCTGACCGCCATCCGCTTCGCCATCCTGGCCAACGCCCTGGACGCCCGGCAGCTGATCAGCCCGGCCACGGGCCTGGACTCCTACCTCAAGGGCAACCGGCTGACCGGCGGCCCGCGCGAGATGCGCATGGACACCATTCCGGTCTACGGCATCCTGCGCCGCGACGACCTGGTCTTCATCGATCTGGTGCCCGGATTCCAGGCCGAGACCCTGTTCCACTTTCACATGAACTTCCACCTCAAGCTCATCCGCTCGGGCAACCTGGTCTACACGGACCGCTACAAGGAGTATGACGCGCTCATGTTCTGCGGCAACGACTCCCTGCCCTACGAGGTCATCCGCCGCTACGACGAGCCCCCGCACATCGACGCGGTGGACGACGAGTTCTGGGAGTACGCCCAGTCGCGCATCAAGAAGTTCCGGGGCATCTCCTGCCAGCGCTTCCCCCTGTACATGAAGGAGCTGGAATTCCGCTTCAACAACCGCCACAAGCCCCTGGGCGAGATCCTGGCCGCCTATCTCTGCGCCCTGGTGCCGAACACGGACTAG
- a CDS encoding EF-hand domain-containing protein — translation MDIQSVSSMSGVMGMQGGMMRPPEKPDAGQMASDFLDAMDSDGDGQLSQSEFAVGDGETIDTEAFDALDTNQDGFVSQEELEADARSRIDSMAAKLQSGGMFSGIKQTGDGEQLQQLLDMMGSSSTDQASGAEAYGQMQGGGFDTSAYASALSLSA, via the coding sequence ATGGATATTCAATCCGTGAGTTCCATGAGCGGCGTGATGGGGATGCAGGGCGGCATGATGCGGCCTCCGGAGAAGCCGGATGCCGGGCAGATGGCCTCCGATTTCCTCGACGCCATGGATTCGGACGGCGACGGCCAACTCAGCCAGTCGGAGTTTGCGGTGGGGGATGGCGAGACCATCGACACCGAGGCCTTCGACGCCCTGGACACCAACCAGGACGGGTTCGTCTCCCAGGAGGAGCTCGAGGCCGACGCCCGGTCCAGGATCGACTCGATGGCGGCAAAGCTCCAGTCCGGAGGCATGTTCTCCGGCATCAAGCAGACCGGCGACGGCGAGCAGCTCCAGCAGTTGCTGGACATGATGGGCTCCTCTTCGACGGACCAGGCGTCCGGCGCGGAGGCCTACGGACAGATGCAGGGGGGCGGGTTCGACACGAGCGCGTACGCCTCGGCCCTGAGCCTGAGCGCGTAG
- the flgK gene encoding flagellar hook-associated protein FlgK — translation MINNLYNIGKTALQNAQVSVNNASNNIANADTTGYQRTSVVYESSGSITALGLTVGTGADVTAIQSEWDKFVETQYLDALADLAAQSSSLDYLNQLDSLLNQSEGGLSDVMEEFFDAWNELVTDPDSLSAREDLLGQTETLVYALNSTSSTLDAMVEAINADIQDQVDEANQLIDDLAKANAAVAANPGDNQAVADRDQMIRELDALIGVDVLYHSDSTVTILTEEGYTLVDGTDTHNLVYADARTGASLVRGSDYDGTLAYSGESGEELLIEFVTPGADGTAQFKVSTDGGNTWLTDEDGDVMLYTADGEDGAVEIEGVTLWFEDGTMDHAQGDRYTVMAKSGLYWESGDGELKNITPLTDDGGDTVSGRTQSGSLAGLFTTRDDTVYDTMDGLDALAESIIWEVNSAHSQGAGLAHHTSLNASYAADDTSAALADSGLYFADNIQAGELALITYDADGNVSTSSILSVDPAADSLDDLAADINAAFGGELTATVTADGQLQLTAGTDMEFEIAGDTSGVLAALGVNTYFTGTDAGNIGIDEYVATDTTHLNTGAVGEDGLVATGSNDTATILAGLGDETVTVGGTETTLTSALAALVASVGSAASAAELKQTYAQTSVDYLYEQQASTTEVNVDEELIALTKYQQAYEAAAQIISVTREMMDTVLDLV, via the coding sequence ATGATCAACAATCTCTACAACATAGGGAAGACCGCCCTGCAAAACGCGCAGGTCTCGGTCAACAACGCGTCCAACAACATCGCCAACGCGGACACCACCGGCTACCAACGCACCTCGGTGGTCTACGAGAGTTCGGGCTCCATCACCGCCCTGGGGCTGACCGTGGGCACGGGCGCGGACGTCACGGCCATCCAGTCCGAGTGGGACAAGTTCGTGGAGACCCAGTACCTGGACGCCCTGGCCGACCTGGCCGCCCAGTCAAGCTCCCTGGACTACCTGAACCAGCTCGACTCCCTGCTGAACCAGTCCGAGGGCGGCCTGTCCGACGTCATGGAGGAGTTCTTCGACGCCTGGAACGAGCTGGTCACGGACCCGGACTCCCTGTCCGCCCGCGAGGACCTGCTCGGCCAGACCGAAACCCTGGTCTACGCCCTGAACTCCACCTCCTCCACCCTGGACGCCATGGTCGAGGCCATCAACGCGGACATTCAGGACCAGGTGGACGAGGCCAACCAGCTGATCGACGACCTGGCCAAGGCCAACGCGGCCGTGGCCGCCAACCCGGGCGACAACCAGGCCGTGGCCGACCGCGACCAGATGATCCGGGAACTGGACGCCCTCATCGGCGTGGACGTCCTCTACCATTCCGACAGCACGGTCACCATCCTGACCGAGGAGGGCTACACGCTCGTGGACGGCACCGACACCCACAACCTGGTCTACGCCGACGCCCGGACCGGCGCATCCCTGGTGCGCGGCTCGGACTACGACGGGACCCTGGCCTACTCCGGCGAATCCGGCGAGGAACTGCTCATCGAGTTCGTCACCCCGGGCGCGGACGGCACGGCCCAGTTCAAGGTCTCCACCGACGGCGGCAACACATGGCTGACCGACGAGGACGGCGACGTCATGCTCTACACCGCCGATGGCGAGGACGGCGCGGTGGAAATCGAGGGCGTCACCCTGTGGTTCGAGGACGGCACCATGGACCACGCCCAGGGCGACCGCTACACGGTCATGGCCAAGTCCGGCCTGTACTGGGAATCCGGCGACGGGGAGCTGAAGAACATCACCCCCCTGACCGATGACGGCGGGGACACCGTGTCCGGGCGCACGCAGAGCGGCAGCCTGGCAGGGCTGTTCACCACCCGCGACGACACGGTCTACGACACCATGGACGGGCTCGACGCCCTGGCCGAGTCGATCATCTGGGAGGTCAACTCGGCCCACTCCCAGGGCGCGGGGCTGGCGCATCACACGTCCCTGAACGCGAGCTACGCGGCGGATGACACCTCGGCCGCGCTGGCCGACAGCGGCCTGTACTTCGCGGACAACATCCAGGCGGGCGAGCTGGCCCTGATCACCTACGACGCGGACGGCAACGTCTCGACCTCGTCCATCCTGTCCGTGGACCCGGCGGCCGACTCCCTGGACGACCTGGCCGCCGACATCAACGCGGCCTTCGGCGGTGAGCTGACGGCCACGGTCACTGCCGACGGGCAACTTCAGCTCACGGCGGGCACGGACATGGAGTTCGAGATCGCGGGCGACACCTCGGGCGTCCTGGCCGCCCTGGGGGTGAACACCTACTTCACCGGCACGGACGCCGGGAACATCGGCATCGACGAATACGTGGCCACGGACACCACGCACCTGAACACCGGCGCGGTGGGCGAGGACGGCCTGGTGGCCACAGGCTCCAATGACACGGCCACCATCCTGGCCGGGCTGGGCGACGAGACCGTGACCGTGGGCGGGACCGAGACCACCCTGACCTCGGCCCTGGCCGCCCTGGTGGCCTCGGTGGGCTCGGCCGCGTCCGCCGCCGAGCTCAAACAAACCTACGCCCAGACCTCGGTGGACTACCTTTACGAGCAGCAGGCCTCGACCACCGAGGTCAACGTGGACGAGGAGCTCATCGCTCTGACCAAGTACCAGCAGGCCTACGAGGCCGCCGCACAGATCATCAGCGTGACCAGGGAAATGATGGACACCGTCCTGGACCTGGTCTGA
- the fliD gene encoding flagellar filament capping protein FliD: MGYVSSLSSSVEAYEPLTTSGDVSFSGLGNGTDFSEIIDATIDAESYQLESYQDKKEEYEYVIDLMEQLSDEIDEFNDILDDMDEPDEFYSMTAEVSDDQVEVDADGGAEAGIHTIVVDQLALNDVWVNTGTGYDSGDSVVAASATTLTVEFGGEAVAIDVAAGTTLEGLVSTINGSVDARDKFEASIMDDGDGAYLVLKSCDAGSDNTLAVTGTGTLTGMSAAGFVNTQAGQNSRIKVDGFPPGEDDWIERDSNSIDDVIDGLTFELKDTTDGDTLQVSVGYDTDDMFDKIVEFQEALNAVIEDFQILTGRVTEEEDSDEETYTVDSYALDIVYNNIKSILSSSALGFTRYDEETGGDYYNALSQIGFSTDTDEDSATYGQLLLDEDDLEEALDNDAEAVASLFAARAEGESDSEDFQVISVIDGVTGAGEHSVEYTVSGGQLVSAYIDGEEATVDGWTILAGSGDARGLYISVGTAADGDYSGTARVKQGKIGELSDSLDTVTNAETGSLTILINHYEENVTSLDNQIYNEEKRLDAMETSLERKYAALDALLATYDSQSTALTSLIEAL, from the coding sequence ATGGGCTACGTCTCATCCCTTTCCAGCTCCGTCGAGGCCTACGAACCGCTGACCACCTCGGGCGACGTGTCCTTCTCCGGGCTGGGCAACGGCACGGACTTCTCCGAAATCATCGACGCCACCATCGACGCAGAGAGCTACCAGCTCGAATCCTACCAGGACAAGAAGGAGGAGTACGAGTACGTCATCGACCTCATGGAGCAGCTCTCGGACGAGATCGACGAATTCAACGACATCCTGGACGACATGGACGAGCCCGACGAGTTCTACTCCATGACCGCCGAGGTCAGCGACGACCAGGTGGAGGTGGACGCGGACGGCGGCGCCGAGGCGGGCATCCACACCATCGTGGTCGACCAGCTGGCACTGAACGATGTCTGGGTCAACACCGGGACCGGGTACGACTCCGGGGACTCGGTGGTGGCCGCCTCGGCCACCACCCTGACGGTGGAGTTCGGCGGCGAGGCGGTCGCCATCGACGTGGCCGCCGGGACCACCCTGGAGGGGCTGGTCTCGACCATCAACGGCTCGGTGGACGCCCGCGACAAGTTCGAGGCCTCGATCATGGACGACGGCGACGGGGCCTACCTGGTGCTCAAGAGCTGCGACGCGGGCAGCGACAACACCCTGGCCGTGACCGGCACGGGCACCCTGACCGGCATGAGCGCGGCCGGGTTCGTCAACACCCAGGCCGGACAGAATTCCCGGATCAAGGTGGACGGCTTCCCGCCGGGCGAGGACGACTGGATCGAGCGCGACTCCAACTCCATCGACGACGTGATCGACGGCCTGACCTTCGAGCTCAAGGACACCACGGACGGCGATACCCTGCAGGTTTCGGTGGGCTACGACACGGACGACATGTTCGACAAGATCGTGGAGTTCCAGGAGGCGCTCAACGCGGTCATCGAGGACTTCCAGATCCTGACCGGGCGGGTGACCGAGGAGGAGGACTCGGACGAGGAGACCTACACCGTGGACAGCTACGCCCTGGACATCGTCTACAACAACATCAAATCCATCCTGTCCTCGTCCGCCCTGGGGTTCACGCGCTACGACGAGGAGACCGGCGGCGACTACTACAACGCCCTGTCCCAGATCGGCTTTTCCACGGACACGGACGAGGACTCGGCCACCTACGGCCAGCTGCTCCTGGACGAGGACGACCTGGAGGAGGCCCTGGACAACGACGCCGAGGCCGTGGCCTCCCTGTTCGCGGCCCGGGCCGAGGGCGAGTCGGACAGCGAGGACTTCCAGGTCATTTCGGTCATCGACGGGGTCACCGGGGCCGGGGAGCACAGCGTGGAATACACCGTGTCCGGCGGGCAGCTGGTCTCGGCGTACATCGACGGCGAGGAGGCCACGGTGGACGGCTGGACCATCCTGGCCGGTTCGGGCGACGCCAGGGGGCTGTATATCTCCGTGGGCACGGCCGCGGACGGCGACTACTCGGGCACGGCCCGGGTCAAGCAGGGCAAGATCGGCGAGCTGTCCGACTCCCTGGACACGGTGACCAACGCGGAGACCGGCTCCCTGACCATCCTCATCAACCACTACGAGGAGAACGTCACCAGCCTGGACAACCAGATATACAACGAGGAAAAGCGGCTCGACGCCATGGAAACGTCGCTTGAGCGCAAGTACGCCGCCCTGGACGCCCTGCTCGCCACCTACGACTCCCAGAGCACCGCCCTGACCTCGCTGATCGAGGCCTTGTAG